Genomic segment of Salvelinus alpinus chromosome 23, SLU_Salpinus.1, whole genome shotgun sequence:
aactgaactaaatgactaccgccctgtagcattcacttctgtcatcatgaagtgctttgagagactagtcaaggatcatatcacctccaccttaccggccaccctagacacacttcagtttgcatgctgccccaacaggtccacaggcgatgcaatcgccatcacactgcacactgccctatcccatctgaacaagaggaatacctatgtaagaatgctgttcattgactacagctcagcattcaacaccatagtaccctccaagctcatcatcaagctggaggccctgggtctcaaccatgccctgtgcaattgggtcctggactttctgacgggctgcccccaggtggtgaaggtaggaaacaacatctccacttctctgaccctcaacactggggccccacaagggtgcgtgctcagccccctcctgtactccctgttcacccacggctGGTTggatggaggaaaaagggggatgtttgcaagccgaagaacatcatcccaaccatgaagcacgggggtggcagcatcatcctgcaggaggcagcaaagcacccccaaagttaaagcttggtcgcaaatgggtcttccaaatggacaatgaccccaagcatacttccaaagttgtggaaaaatggctgaaagacaacatagtcaaggtattggagtggccatcacaaagcactgacctcaatcctatagaaaatttgtgggcagaactgaaaaagcatgtgcgagcaaggaggcctagaaacctgactcggctttgtcaggaggaatgggccaaaattcacccaacttattgtgggaagcttgtggaaggctacctgaaacgtttgacccaagttaaacaatttaaaggcaatgctaccaaatactaattgagtgtatgtaaacttctgacccactgggaatgtgagctgaaaataaaagctgaaataaatcattctctcttctattattctgacatttcacattcttaaaataaagtggtgatcctaactgacctaagacagggaatttttacaaggattaaatgtcaggaattgtgaaaatctgagtttaaatgtatgtggctaaggtgtatgtaaacttctgacttcaactgtatgtactctATTTtacaccatctattgcaccttgcctatgccactcggccatcgctcatccatatatttatatgtagatattctcattcacccctttagatttgtgtgtattaggtagttgttggggaattgttagattacttgttagatattactgcactgtcggaactagaagcacaagcatttcgctacactcgtattaacatctgctaaccttgtgtatgtgaccaatgcaatttgatttgagctttgaaggcactatggtgttgaatgctgagctgtagtcaattaatagcattctccttttgtccaggtgtgaaagggcagtgtggagtgcaatagagattgaatcatctatggatctgctggtgcggtatgcaaattggggtgggtctagggtttctgggataatggtgttgatgtgagccatgaccagcctttcaaagcatttcatggctacagacttgaGTGCAACGGGTcgggtagtcatttaggcaggctaccttagtgttcttgggtacatggactatggtggtctgcttgaaacatgttggtattacagactcagacagggagaggttgaaaatgtcagtgaagacagttgccagttggtcagcgcatgctcggagcacatgtcctggtaatccgtcttgctctgcggccttgtgaatgttgacctgtttgaaggtcttactcacatcggctgtggagagtgtgatcacacagtcgtccggaacagctgatactCTCATGCATGTTTAAGTGTTACTTGCTTCGAAGAGAGCATAGatgttatttagctcgtctggtaggctcgtgtcaccggGCAGCTcgaggctgtgcttccctttgtagtctgtaatagtttgtaagccctgccacatccagcgagtgtcagagccggtgggGATGGGAGAGGGTCTATTAGAAGTTAGTAGGGCTCTTTTTATTTTCTCAGAAGTATTGAGTTAGGTAGGAGGATTTAGAAATGTTGTAAACCTTGATTGAccacacactccagtacagtagatgGCGGCATGCACTTTTAAAGTTGGTTTGCGGACCGCCATATATCATGATATATGATAGAAGTAGAAGAAGACGAGGAAGAAGTAAACCTCACATAATTTCACTATGCAGCCCTTTGAAACAACGCCAGTTTCGGGAGGAGGAGCTCGCTAACGTTAGTCATTAGCCAGCCATTCGTAAACGTAGCTACCTAACTTACATATTCGCATTTATTGGAGACCCTCCGACAATAAACCACCAAGATGTTCAACAGAATGACAAGCCTTTGGATGGGTGATGTATGTTTGCTCTGTTTTAATAATTTTGCATTAACGTTACTGGTAACAAACGTTTTAGCACAGACAATTGTTTTAGTTAGCTAACTTAGCTATTTTAGCAACGTAATTTACTAACGTTAGATACCTCACAACAACTTTTTGGGAGACGTAACGGTAATGTCTATGGTGTTATTTTAAAAACAGGATAAGAAATACAGTCAATGGTGTATTCGCAGTATTTACTTCTCTAAAGTAACGTTAACGTTCCCGACAGTTTGGTTAACGTTTGCTTGCTAACGTTATGGTGATGCTGCCCTGGCTGGGCCTGACGTTACTAACCATGGCAGCGGCTTGTAATATTCTATTAGTAGTTAGTAAGTTACTACTAGCACCTAATAACTGCTACTTCTGAGCGGTAGAAATGTGGGTTAACATTTGTTGTATGTAATTCTTTGGCCACATTAGCACTATTTGGCTAGCTAGGTAGGTCTATCACTTATAATCTATCAGTATTATCTCTACATTGATCTCAATTTCCTGGCTTGAGTTTGTACATTTCATGGATATGAATGGGATATTTTAAGCAATTAgacctgaggaggtgtggtatttggccaatataacgttaccactgctaagggctgttctaagTCGCAACGCAGCTCTGGAGTGTCTGGACAAAGCCCTTAGCCGTgattatattggccatatatcacaaactcatgaggtaccttattgctattattaaaaagttaacattttatttttactaattacattgttttgtcatacccgtggtatacggcttAATATACCCATCAGCATTCATGGCTCGAACCACCACGTTTATAACAGACTTtgtaccatgggtatgacaagaCATTTTACTGCCCTAATTACATtggcaaccagtttataatagcaataaggcacctcaggggtttgtgatatatggacaATATATCATGGCTAAGGGCTTTGTCCAGGCACTCCAGAGTTGCATTGTGACTAAGAATAGCCCTTGGCTGTGGCACATTGGCCATATacacacacctcctcaggccttattgcttaaatataccatggctttcagctaatcagggctcgaaccacctagtttataattgcaatgggtatgacaaaacatttcattttactgctctaattatgttggtaaccagtttataatagcaataagtgaCCTCAGAGGTTTGTGCtctatagccaatataccactgctaagcACTGTGTCCATGTATTCTGCGTtgcgcataagaacagcccttagccgtggtatattggccaaatgCTACAcccccctctggccttattgcgtAAGTGTATATTTTACAGACAACTACTCAATAATCTTTATCTTCTTTATAGCTGGACCCATACATGGATGAGAATTTCATCAAACAGGCCTTCAGCACTATGGGCGAGACGGCGTATGGTGTTAAGATCATTACCCACAGAGTAACGGGGTATGTTAATCACAGACGTGTTTAATGTAGTGAGTGATATCATGTGTTTAGCTAGCTCTCAAACCCTTCTCTCCATGGGGTTTTCAGCCtaaaagttgacaaaacaaaaaggagaaTAGACGAGGTACCACTGTTACGCAATTAGAGCAAGCAGGTATGATTTTCACAAGAAGGCACCAGAGCCTGCAATGCTATCAGGTTCCAACTAGATAACAAGCCTGTGAAGAGCATGAGTTGTGGGTAACATTTGCCAGCTTGAGCTAGCTAGCATACGAACTCGGTAGCACAGAGTAGATCCTCCATGTGACGTCGAGAAAAATGTATATGTGGGTAGTTCCGAAGATATCCTCAAATAAGTTAATGAATATAACCAGATTGGGACCACAACTAAGTCTTTGACCACACTGTTACTTTGGTGattaaaaactcatgcttcctactCTTTAACATTTAGAGCAAGTGTAATGAAAGTCCCCCGGGAAGATGCCTTCATCAGTAGACGCTAATGGTAGTTAGCATATATGAATGGGCTAGTGTTTAGCATTTGTTTCCATCTTTGAAAGTAGGCCACTGACCAGTTTGTAATACACACTGTGGCATTGTATATAGATCAAGCCATTACATGCCCAAATGTGCATCTGTCACTGATCAAAATACAATCTAATTGGACCCCATCAGCTACAATGTCAAACCTAAAACATCACTTGTTATAGAACCACCTGGTGTAATTCCAGTGAAGTAGTTAGTTTACTTACCACAGCGCTGTGAATTGATACTGAAATTCCAAAATACAGTATTTGTGGGATATTATTACCCTACATTGTTTTTTTTCTGTCCTGTTTCTAAATGTGGGTGTATCATATTGTCACTAATACAATCTCTTGTGCTACAGAGGATCGGCAGGCTATTGCTTTGTGGAAATGGCAGACGAAGCCAGCGTTGACCGATGCGTTCACAGACTGAATGGGAAGCTTGTTCCTGGATCAAATCCGGTGAGCACTCATTATATGCTTGACATTTCTAATATTCATAGTTCATTTAAACAACTTACTGATTATGTATTAGTGGACAACCACCCTCTTGTTTTAGTTTGATACTTTTTTCAAAATGTGTTGTGTATAGCGGAGCTTCACTATCATTGGCCCCCACCTTAATTTGAGGTTGATGGAACAGAATATCTCAAATTTACATGACAGCCAAGTTACTGAGCTCCGTTTTCTTCCTGATGGTGGTGGTTGAGGCTGTTTGTAAATTTACTTTGTTTGAAGCTGGTGAATAAACTCTGTTAGGAACTAACTGACGAATGGGATAAAGCCTGTACTGGGTGGTGGAGGTATGTAAACCAAATAAAATGTCCTTTTCTAATATACTCTTTATTTTCTAGCAATATGTCCTTACTACACGCATTTGTCTTTGAAGGTGCTTGATTGCTTGTTCTTTCTTCCTGTATAGCCCAGAAAGTTTAAGTTAAACTATGCAACTTATGGGAAACGGCCAGAAGCTGGGTAAGCTGTTAACTTTCTTCCTCATTTTGAGGCATTCTTCTGTTGTTGGAACCTGCAGTAACGTGTTTATTATGTACACTGCTCTGTGATATTTTCCACCTACAGAAAAATAGATTGTAAAAAAAGAAACCGCTAGACGCTATGATGTTGGTAATTTAGGACACCTTGGTTATATATCTTGCTCTCTGTCCCTCATGGCTCTGCTCAGCCTGGAATTTTCAGTCTTTGTCGGAGATCTGTCTTCAGAGGTGGACGACTACCAACTCCATCAGTTCTTCCTGAAGAAGTACCCTTCCTGCAAAGGAGGGAAAGTGGTCTCTGATCAGTATGGTAACTCCAGGTATGAGCGCTGAACAGACATAGTCATGTTATTTGGTGATGCTGGTAATGCACCACCTGATTTGAACACAATTTGAATTTAATTTCTGCTTCAGATTGATTAATCtgacatttcattacatttaaaTTCCTTGGAAAATCGCATGACATTTTTAACAATATATTTGTTTAATTGGATTGTGTGTAGACATATTTGTGTCTTGCGTATCTTCACCGCTGGTATATTTTCCCCAAAATACTGGAAAAGGTTTGTTTCTGACATTTATGCTAAAACTATTGTTTTCCCCATATAGGGTAAGCAAGAGCAACTCACAATTGAAGTGATGCTACTTCATATTAAAAGTAAAACAACAAGTTTCAGTTCTACCATACCATTTTTGTTTTCTAATTAATTACGTGTTTGATAAGCATGATACGCTAAGCCCGGAGAGAACGTGTGCTCAGGGTTTTAGTGTTGTGCTTGGTCTCGCAGAGGTTATGGTTTCATCAAGTTTGGGGACGAGAACGAACAGAAGAAAGCCATCGATGAGTGTCAGAACGCCTCAGGCCTGGGGACGAAACCAATCAGGATCAGCATAGCTGTGAACAAGAGGTATGGTTCTATTACTGTGGAAATTATACAATATTAGGTTTGATTAGTGGCATGCCGGTCACTCTTTGTTGAAAGTTGATCTCATATGCATGATTGTCCTCCTAACTTGACATCTGCTGAACCTAACAATTTCCCACCCCGTGTTTCCTTGCTTTTTAGCCATAAAATGAACAGCTATAACAACCAGAACCACAACTCCTACCACAACAATTACCAACAGCCGTACTATCAACAACCCAACCAGAACTACTACCCTCATTGGGGCTATGACCAGTACAACAGCTACAACTACGGTGGCTATGGTCCCTATGGAGGGTACCCTGCTCCAGGCCCCCATGGGATGATGGGACCCCCACCTCCCATTGGCATGCCCACAGACATGCAGACTTCCTCCGAGGTAAGGCTTCCTGACAAGCTCCTGGGATCTTCCCCCTCATAATTCCCCGTACCTTATCCCATAATGTAATGATATGTCAAAAAAGGATTGCCAACAGTCATCCTCAAGGGTTCACAATGATTCATTTCAGTTGTCTTGTCTTTCCCATTAGCAACCGCAGGAGTCCACAGATGAGCCTGAAGAAGAGGCAGCAGAAGGTAAGTCCTCACTATCCTATTATATGTACTAAAGGAAAATGCAATGTGCTGCAGATAAGTTATTTGTTGTTTCTTTTAACCTTTTCACACGTTCCAACACACaggtgtgatcgttctacagtggtccctgtagcGTACGATCAGACtggtgtgattagaacgcttatttagaacgtacagtttcgaatgacgcaacaatcagcgtttGAGTTGGCCACTgttttttcagaaacattttgcacaaacacagtccttacaaagttatgttcAGAATGTGAGCTGTTTATTTTTGGGTAcagtgttcagacattcacagaagtagctacagcataacacaatcatccaaaccggaaaaatgttggctacatttgtcctagagCTTTCTGATGAAAGATTGAcgtaacacaagcggtcatatttttaTAACTCGGCTGACAAACTACaaaatgaattagctaatagcaattactatttataattaatcacatcacaggtgagctcaccattgatcaaaataattgagtaaaacactttttaggaatcgaaagtaatccgacgatgggtagtttgtgcgTGCCGCCATGCTTGTTTTTTTCGCATCAACCagagaggagacaagatgagtttggtctatTTATactatgcatgttgaagggggtgtgtcgtctacgatCATTCACTAACGGAAGTTTACCtgaaagatgagtgaaccattccttcaAGTCATTATAACATATTTGGTCTGACCAattacgtgacacccagaatgctTTATATA
This window contains:
- the LOC139550700 gene encoding tRNA selenocysteine 1-associated protein 1-like → MFNRMTSLWMGDLDPYMDENFIKQAFSTMGETAYGVKIITHRVTGGSAGYCFVEMADEASVDRCVHRLNGKLVPGSNPPRKFKLNYATYGKRPEAGLEFSVFVGDLSSEVDDYQLHQFFLKKYPSCKGGKVVSDQYGNSRGYGFIKFGDENEQKKAIDECQNASGLGTKPIRISIAVNKSHKMNSYNNQNHNSYHNNYQQPYYQQPNQNYYPHWGYDQYNSYNYGGYGPYGGYPAPGPHGMMGPPPPIGMPTDMQTSSEQPQESTDEPEEEAAEDPNPQLDVDALNTEYMERSEELYDSLMNCHWQPLDTITSEIPPFSSS